One stretch of Synechococcales cyanobacterium T60_A2020_003 DNA includes these proteins:
- the nfi gene encoding deoxyribonuclease V gives MDLPNSYPWPTSVPEAIALQTTLAPHVITQDQLPALIRLVAGIDAGFEDKGQTTRAAVVVLSFPDLVPVDEALVRQPTPFPYVPGLLSFREIPAVLAALGQIQTAPDVILCDGQGIAHPRRLGIASHLGLLCDRPTIGVAKSRLIGTHADVPPDKGSWVPLMDKGDRIGAVLRTRTNTKPLYISPGHRISLETAIDLVLRCTPKYRLPETTRYADRLASSRTRKSAMHPLG, from the coding sequence ATGGATCTGCCCAATTCCTATCCTTGGCCGACGTCTGTACCCGAGGCGATCGCCCTACAAACGACCCTGGCACCTCACGTCATCACCCAGGATCAGCTTCCCGCCTTGATTCGGTTGGTGGCGGGCATCGATGCTGGATTTGAGGATAAGGGGCAGACAACCCGTGCGGCAGTCGTGGTGCTCTCGTTTCCAGACTTAGTCCCCGTAGATGAGGCCCTGGTTCGCCAACCCACCCCCTTTCCCTACGTCCCTGGACTGCTCTCGTTTCGTGAAATTCCGGCAGTCTTAGCCGCCCTTGGACAGATTCAAACCGCTCCCGACGTCATCCTATGCGACGGACAGGGAATCGCCCATCCTCGGCGACTTGGCATTGCTAGCCATCTCGGACTTCTGTGCGATCGCCCCACCATTGGCGTTGCTAAATCACGGTTGATTGGCACCCACGCAGACGTGCCCCCCGACAAGGGATCGTGGGTTCCCCTGATGGATAAAGGCGATCGCATTGGGGCGGTATTACGCACCCGCACTAACACCAAACCCCTATACATTTCCCCAGGCCATAGAATTTCGTTGGAAACCGCAATTGATCTAGTCCTGCGCTGCACCCCAAAATACCGCTTACCGGAAACCACGCGCTATGCGGATCGGCTGGCATCTTCGCGAACTCGGAAATCGGCTATGCATCCGTTGGGGTGA
- a CDS encoding GNAT family N-acetyltransferase yields the protein MDTSSLTIHPATEADIPAILDLYGQAGLDEEPMPLEDAIAQWRIICSYPHYAIYVALQEHQIVGTFALLIMENLIHGGQSSGIVESVAVHPAYQGQGIGKAMMQNAMQHCRAHNCYKLTISANAIRTHAHQFYETLGFQKHGYSFHMDLQ from the coding sequence ATGGATACTTCTTCGTTAACCATTCATCCTGCCACGGAAGCCGACATTCCGGCTATCCTCGATCTGTACGGTCAGGCTGGCCTAGACGAGGAGCCAATGCCTCTTGAAGACGCGATCGCCCAATGGCGCATCATTTGCTCCTATCCCCACTACGCCATCTACGTTGCCCTTCAGGAGCATCAGATCGTCGGCACCTTTGCATTGCTGATCATGGAAAACCTGATTCATGGTGGACAATCCTCTGGCATTGTCGAATCCGTAGCCGTTCATCCCGCCTATCAAGGCCAGGGCATTGGCAAAGCCATGATGCAAAACGCTATGCAGCACTGTCGGGCGCACAACTGCTATAAGCTCACCATCTCCGCCAATGCGATCCGTACCCATGCCCATCAGTTTTACGAAACCTTGGGATTTCAGAAACACGGGTATAGCTTCCATATGGATCTCCAGTGA